In Antarcticibacterium arcticum, the genomic stretch AACGGAGTCCTTGTTAAAAGGGCCTCAAATAACAGAGTTTTAACGACTTTTTAAAGGCAAAACGGCTAAGCTTCCGGCGGATCTTTTCTTCCTCTCTTCTCAAAATAATTAATGATGGACGGCGCACTCAAACCGTGGACCACTACTGAAATAAGGATCACATAGGCAGTAATAGCATAGAGTTCAAATTTGTTGTCAAAATCATTGTACTGTGTAAATGCCCAGGCCAGGTAGAAAACAGAACCAATTCCACGAATACCGAGAAAACTTATTGCCAGTTTGGTTTGAATTGAATCCTTAATCCCGGCAAGGCCAATGAGTCCTGCAAGGGGCCTTATGACCAGCACCATCAACAGGGCAAAGAATACCCCTTTCCAGTCGGTAAGGGTCAAAACCCCGTTTAAAATAGAACCCCCAAAAAGTATGATCCACACCACCAGCAGTAGCCTTTCGATTTCGTGAATGAAATCGTGCATTTTCTTTTTATAATCGCCACTTATCTTTTCATAATATCTAAGCGTGATCCCTACAAAGAATACAGCCAGAAAGCCGTAGCCGTGAAGAAGCTCTGTTACACCATAGGTCATAAACGTAAGTGAAAGGGATACAAAACCGTCAAAAGTTTTGATTCCGGTGACCACATTAAGCCTGTCAAGTAAAAAGCCAATTAACCGGCCAATTACTATACCCAATACCACCCCAATAATTATTTTGAGCAGCAATTTGTCCCAAAACCAATTGGAAAAATTGAGTGCGGCCCAGCCGCCGGCTTGGGCCACCATTACGGCCAGGTATGTAAAAGGAAAAGCCATCCCGTCATTAAGTCCGGCCTCGGTAGTAAGCGTGAACCGCCGCTTATCTTCCGGTTCTTTTTCCCGGGTGGGTTCATCCAACTGGATCTCGGCGGCCAGAACAGGATCTGTAGGTGCCAGGATTGCCGCCAGTAAAAGTGAGGAGGGAACACTTAATGCCAGAAAATACACCCCTAGAAAATAGGCAGAGGCAATGCATATAGGCATTGTTACAAAAACTAACAATAAGGGCCTTTTCCAGGCGCGGTAGGAAAATACCTGACCTATTTTTAATCCCGCTCCCATAAGGGAAATGATCACAATAGCTTCAGAAAAATACATTAACCCGGTGTCATTCCAGAGTGGATCAGGCCAACTTAGGGGAGTGCCCAGGAAATAAAGCAGGAAACCAATAAACAATAAAATTATAGGGAAACTAACTTTTATTCTTTTTGAAATAGAAGGGAGCCAGGCCATCACCAGGGTCGCAAATCCCAAAGCCGCCAGGATTAAGTAATGTTCTTTCATAGGTTTTAAAATTACCAATTTAATCTGGGCAAGGTTACAGCCTTAGGAAAAGTGTAACATTTAAAAGATCTTAGATAAGCCGGGTCTTATTACTTTAATTCTGAATTCCTAAGGGAGAGGAAAATTATATGTGCAGAAGTTTGTGAAGTGTATGGGAAAATTTCCTGCAGCTTTTAGATAGCACAAAAATATAATGAGTTTGAAAAATAATAAAAAACCCTCCCCAAAGAACTGGTCCCGGGGAGGGTTTTTTATTATTTGCTCAGCAAAAGAAGTTCACTGCATACCACCTCTGTGATATACCGCTTCTGGCCTTCTTTGTCTTCCCAGGAACGGGTGGTGAGTTTTCCTTCAACGGCTATCTCTTTTCCCTTGTTCACAAATTGTTCAATGATCCCAGCGGTCTTTCCCCAGGCTACCACATTGTGCCATTCTGTGTGTTCCACTTTTTCACCCTTTGCATTGGTGTAATTGTCATTGGTAGCAATAGAGAATTTTGCCAGTTTCTTTCCGGTTTCCAGATTTAAGATCTCAGGATCTTGTCCTACTCTTCCAATCAACTGTACTTTGTTTCTAAGTGCGTTCATAATAATAAAATTTAATGGTTAAACAGTTAATACTATTGCATCTATTGATCCAACGGTACAAACTTATAACAGGGAAAAACAGGGAATCGGTTGCTAAACAATTACTTTCGTTTGCAAACGTTTGTAATCGTTTGTACACGGAAAAATTAGCTATGTAGCTTAGGTGCAGGCAAATAAAATTTTACTTCAGAACCGCTGAGAAGAAAATATTAAAATTTTTTGTATCTGAATAATTGGAGTGTTACACACAGGGTTCCGGCGCATTTTTCAGCAAAATAATAAGGAGTGTACAAAAAATAACAAGAAAGATCCGGAAGCTGATAATGCTCATATTTCCCGTGCTATCTTCTGGGTATCTTTGTTGTAGTTAAATCCTAAAGCTTCAAATATGACAATCAATATACAATATGTGAAGATGCCCTTTAGCGAATCGATGACCGAATTTATCATTAATAAGCTGAATAAATTGGGAGATAGATACCAATGGATCGTGAAGGCCAAAGTATTTTTTAAACGAGAGAACGATCCTTCCGGAAACGGCAGGATTTGCGAAATAGAATTAAGTATGCCCGGGTCACAAATATTTGCATCAAGCAGTGAACACAATTTTGAATTAGCCGCAAAAGAAACCACCCTTGAAATTGAAAGACAGCTTCAAAAAAGAAAAGCTGTTTTAAAGGCCCATTAAACCGCCGCATCGCAACCGGCATTTGTTTTTAATTGTTAATTAGGTTTGCAAACCCATTGAGAAAATCAATGGGTTTGTTTGTTTAAAACAACACCTCTCGAAAATCCCAAACCTTCCAAAGGAATAATATGAGGAAGCCAAAGGCCACCATAAACTCCATAAAACTAGAGGCCAGAAAACCTATAAATGAACCAAAAGCAGCTTTCAGGGCGAGTTTCCGGTCGCTGTTATTCATTATTTCCCCAATAAATGCCCCTACAAATGGGCCAATGATCACTCCAAAAGGAATGGGCGCAATAATACCTGCCACCAAACCAATAGTGGCACCAATCATACCCGCGCGGCTACCCCCAAAGCGTTTGGTGCCCAAAGCGGGAATGATCCAGTTGAGCGCGTAAATAAATACCGCAACTATAAAAGTTAATCCCAAAAACCAATAATCCATAGGAAGGGAAGGGGCCAGAAATAGCAGTAATAACCCAAGCCAGGAAACAGGTACGCCCGGAAGCACCGGTAGAAAGCTACCTAAAATTCCCACGATCATTAAAATACCTCCCAGTGTTACTAATAGCAGATCCATTAGTTTAAGCGGTTTTTAAAATTGGGGTTTTCAGACAAATCCTCAGGATTTTCAATTTTTTTCGCCGCTTTACGTTCCCTAATGAATTGTAAAAATTCCGCGATCTTCTCATTGGAAGCCGAATCCAGGAATTCGTTAAATTCCTTTCTTAACTGGTCTTTCTCCTTACTGTCCATTGGGTACTTACTTTTATATGTGATTCTCAAAAATACATATTTAAAATTTCTGCCTTCAAAAGGAAAGCTTAAATAAAATTTTCAACTAAATTATTAGGTCAAACTAAAAACTTAGTTTATATTTGATATTGTAATTAAGTATTAACTATAAAAATCACCCGTTCTAAACACCTTTCTTTCGGGATGGGTGGGGTAGGGGATTATGAAACAACTCACCAAAGCCGAAGAAGAGATCATGCAAATACTTTGGCAACTTAAAAAAGCCAACGTTGCAGAGGTTATTGAAGAAATGCCGGAGCCAAAGCCGGCCTATAATACGGTTTCCACAATTATCCGCATCCTGGAAAGCAAGGAATTTGTGGGTCACGAGAAACAGGGGAAGGGTTACAATTATTTCCCGTTGGTAGATAAGGAAACCTACAGCAACCAAAGCATGAACAAGCTTATGGATAATTATTTTAACGGCTCCTTTAAAAGCATGGTGTCATTTTTTGTAAAAAAGAACGACCTGGACACCAAAGAACTGGAAGCTATATTGAAGGAGATCAATAAAAAAGAAGAATAATATGATAGCTTATATTCTAAATGTCGTCCTGTTTCAACTCCTTTTTTTACTGGTGTATGAAGTAATGCTGAAAAAAGAAACCTTTTTCAGTTACAACCGCTGGTACCTGCTTGCAACATCTGTGATTTCATTATTGTTGCCGCTGGTAAAAATTGAAGCGTTTGCATTTTTTATTCCTGCGGAAGCTTTGCCCGGGATCTCCACGATCTGGCTGCCGGAGGTTCTTATAGGAGAAGCACCCGCTGCAGCTTCAACTTCCATAAATACTGAAGCCGAAATATTAAAGGTCAACTGGTGGCTCGTTACCTATGGTACGGGAGTGGCTGCGAGCTTGTTTCTATTCTTCAGAAAGTATCAAAATTTAAGCAGACTGTTCAGGTTCAAAACCCTTACTGCTGAAGGAGAAGTGCGTATCATTGAAATTCCCAATTCCACTTTGGCCTGCACCTTTTACAGGACCGTTTTTATAGGAGACAAGTTAACAGAAACGGAAAGACAAAACATTCTATCCCATGAACTGGTTCACGTAAAAGAGGGGCACAGCCTGGATCTCATTTTCTTTGAAGTACTTAAAGTGGTCTTTTGGTTCAATCCTCTTGTATATATCTATCAAATTAAAATTGCCGCCGTGCACGAGTTCATCGCCGATGCAGCCGTGGTTGAAACTTCCGGGAGGCGCAGCTATTATGAGCAGTTGCTCAACAGCGCCTTCAACACCAAAAATATTTCATTCATCAATCAATTTTTCAATCATTCATTAATCAAAAAACGAATCGTTATGTTACAGAAATCAAGATCAAAATCAATTTCAAAAGCCCGGTATTTTATTGTATTCCCTATAATACTGGCTATGCTCACAATTGTGGCATGTTCTGTAGAAAAACTGCCGGCTGAAGCTGAAATAACTAAAAGTGAAGAAAGGGCGATCTTCATAAAAGTCGCCGATTTCAAAAACCAGACAGCAGAAGAAAAAGAGAGAATTGCAAAAGCCCTGGAGGGAATGAGCACAAATTCAAACTATGACCAGGTTCATATCACAGATGGGAAAAAGAGTATGATTATGGCAAAAGATCCTTCCACCGGACGACCTCAAATTGTAATTGAAAATATTGAGGGGGGAATAAAAACTGAACGCAGAATAAATCCGGATTATAAAGATGACGCTCTCCCCTTTGCAATAATAGAGGAGGTCCCAGTATTTTCAGGGTGCGAAGCACTGCCCACCAATGAGGAACGTAAAAAATGTATGGCAGAAAAGGTTTCGGAATTCGTAGCAAGGAATTTTAATACCGGCTTGGGGAAGGAATTAGGATTAAAAGGAGTAAACAGGGTTATTGCGGTATTTAAAATAAGTTCAGATGGAGATATTACAGATGTTCGGGCCCGAGCTCCACATCCTGCTCTTGAGGCAGAAGCCATAAGGGTGATTTCAAGCCTGCCTCAAATGACCCCGGGGAAACACGAAGGAAATAATGTAGCGGTTTCCTACTCCTTACCTATAGTATTCCAGGTAGCGGAGAGCGAAGAGCAAAAACAAGGTCAGTAGGTTAACCTTATTTGCAAATTATAAACACCGTTAAAAACTTCCTCCCATTCGGGGAGGGAATACTATGAATAAATGGTTTTATATATTTATAATGTTAGTGGTTAAAGCCGGGGCACAAACCCCGGCTTTAACTTTTGCAGATAGCTTATACGCTGTTGGTAATTCTGCGGAAGCTATTAAAACGCTGGAAGAGGTCTCTCCAAAATCTCCAGTGGTATATTCAAAACTAGCCAGGTACCAGAGTGCCACAGGAAATCTGGATGCCGCCCTTACCAATTATGAAATTTTACTCAATCAAGAGCCCGGGAGGGTCCTTACCGCGATGGATTACGCCGCAACCCTAATTAAAAAAGGCCGATTAGAGTCGGCAGACAGTTTATATTCCCTGCTTTCTCAGAGCTATCCTAAAAATGCCAATTTTGTTTTTCAGCAGGGCGTAATAAGGGAATTACAGAAGGACAGTAGTGCGATAGATTATTTCAAGCAAGTAATACACCTGGACAACACGCATAGGGAGGCACTTTATAAACTGGCAAAAAATGAATTACAGCGCAAACAATACAATATGGCGGTATTTTACAGCCAGATGGGTTTGGAGCATTACCCTACCAATGCCTCCCTTCTGTCAATTCTGGCACAAACCTATATGCGGCAAAACAGATACCATCTTGCCATTCCCACCTTTGAAGAAATTATAGCGCAGGGGCAGGGTAATGAATTTGTGCATTCCCGGTTGGGTTTTGCATATTATAATGAGGGGTTTTTTGAAAAGGCGATTGAGAATTATAAATCTGCCCTGGAATTTGAGGACCGGAATTCTGATTCTCATTATAACCTGGGAAAACTTTATGCACTCACCGGCGATCTTGAAAGATCTGAAACCCATTTGCTTATGGCGATCCTTATTAAAAAGCAGCCGGTAGATGCGGAATACTTAAGTTTAGGATTAACATATAAACTTAAAAAGGACCACAAGCGCGCACTGGAATATTTAAATAAAGCCCTGGAAGAAAATCCCGGCAATGAAAGGGCTCTTTATGAAAAGGCGGTAGCAGCCGATAATTATTTTAAAGACCTGCAAACAAAAATTGATCATTACCGGGCATATTTAAATAAATTTGAAGGGAAAGGGAATGACGATATGATCTATTTGGCAAAAACCAGGTTGAGCGATTTGAAAAAGGAACAGCACCTGAGTAAGTGATAATAGCGCGCAATACCCTTCTTTTTATTTCACGGGATATTCTATGATGTTTACGAAATGAAAACAATTGAACAATACTGGAAAGAATTTCAGGCAAAGAATCCTTGTTATCTAAAGGAAGAACAGCCGCACTCGTATTACTATTGCGACAACAAAAAGGATGCAGATGAATGTGCGGAATTGGTTGTTCAAGGAATTAAACAAGCCACATCGACCTCTGTTTGGTGGTTTAAAAAATTTAATGAAGAATTTCCGGTTCCCGGGGATCTGGCAGTAATAACCAATTGGGAAGGCCTGCCTAAGGCGATTGTAAAGACAACCCGGGTGGAAATTGTCAAATTTAAAGAAATCACCCCGGAGTATGCAATTATAGAAGGAGAGGGGGATAAGAGTTTGGAATATTGGAAAGATGTCCACTGGAAATACTATTCCAATGAAATGAAGGAACACGGCGAAATACCTTCAGAAGAAATGGAGATTGTTTGCGAATATTTTGAAACAATTGGTTGAGCCAGGTCGGGTAATTGCTGGGATAACTAATCGAGTAGAGCTCCCCCTCAGTAAAATTTATTTTACTTTTTCTATTGAAAAGAAGCAAGGTCTTTAAATATCTTTTTTCTTTAGGCGTCTATTGCCTAAGTATATTCCACTTATAGTAGCCAGCGGAATAAGAATTAGGGAAATTGCATAGGCCGTACCTACACCATCTAAAAGGGAGGTGAATCCCAGCCTCGCCATAAAAAACACACATAGAGCACAGGCGGGTAAAACAAGGAGTAATCCGTATGCCATATTTTGAAGAGGGAATTTAATCCTGTAAATAAAACCAGCACTAAAAAACACAAGCAAATCTAAAAAATTCTGAAAGGGAAAAAATGCGTAGATTATTTTGATCATTGCGAGTACAAAGCCGAAGGCTAACAAAATTGTAACGGTCCCGGAGTTAGTCTTATTCATTTTGCAGTATATATTCCCAATTTAGCCTAGCTTCTCAAGTTGCCAATTCAAAATCTATCAATAATTTTCAACCCAAAAGAAATATTAATCAAGGCCATTAATAAATTCTGGAATAGACTTGAAAATTTTAATATGAGGAAGTTGCTTTGTGCTGTCAAGAGATTGAATGCGTGCGCCCAGCAGGTTTAATTCTCTTGGCTGGTCCTGACAAAGTTCGGCATCAAATTCACTTATAAAATCGGCCACCTCCCTGGGAGATACCGTTAGATAGCTTATAAATTTGGGATTGGGATGAATTTCCAGCAGATACTTGAGATCCTTAATGGCAAAGCTGGGCCCGAGATAAATAGTTTTCTGTTTATAAAAATTAAGCTCATAATTAAGAAAAAGCAACCCAAGGTCATGAATTTCATTTTCTGGAAGAAACAACACATACAGGTCTGAGTCTGTATTCACTGGCTCCAGTAAAGCAATGTTTTCATTTATCTTTTGCTTAATAAGCATTGAAACAAAATGTTCGTGTACCGGCTTTATACTATGGGTTTGCCATAGTAAACCAATTTCTTCCAGTAAGGGCAGGAATATTTCGTGAAATATTTGTCTAAAGGATTTTGTGGCAAGTAATTGTTTATAGGTCTTATTAAATAATTCCTCATTGAATCCCAACATGGCGATTTTAAAGGAATTAACTGCCCTGTGCTGCACGCTTTTAGAAGCTGCAACTTTTAACGCCAGTTGTGCAGCTTCCTGGTGAGACATCTTTGAGATCCTTGAAATTTTATAACCGTTATTGTTTAAAAAACTCACGTTCAAAATCCGTTGCAGGTTTTCAATACTATAGGTTCTTATATTGGTAGGAGTTCTTTCTGGATCAAGAATATTATAGCGTTTCTCCCAGATACGAATAGTATGGGCTTTGATACCGGTAAGGTATTCAAAATCTTTTATGCTGAAAGATTGTTTGATAAAGTCCATGAGCGCTGGTAAAGTAAAACAAAACTAAATAAAATATTAATTTACAGGGCAAAAAAAGAAAATTCATAGGTACAAAAGAAATGATTTTCAAAACTTATATTGTCCGGTCAAAGACTATTTTATATTATTAAATTAATTTGTAATTGAATTCTTTAAATTCTGAAACTAATGAATCCTGAAATAAGACCATATGTTCTGGCAGAAACCAACTGGAAAGAGGTGAATAAAGAGAATTATTCCATGGGTATTCTACCCTGGGGGCTACTGAAGCCCATAATTTCCACCTGCCTTATGGTACAGATAATTATCTGGCCGAAGGGGTTGCCATTGAAGCTGCACGTAAAGCCTGGGAACAGGGATGTAAACCTCTGGTCTTGCCTACAATACCCTTTGGGGTGAATACAGGGCAAATGGGGGTGAAATTTTGCCTTAATATGATGCCTTCCACGCAGTTGGTTGTTTTAAAGGATATAGTCCAGGTATTGGATACCCATAAGATAGATAAGTTGGTTATTCTCAACGCTCACGGGGGGAATAATTTTAAACAGATGATACGGGAGCTAAGCCTGATATATCCAAAGGTTTTTATTTGTTCTATAAACTGGTGGCAAGTGACAAATTCAAAAGTTTATTTTGAAGAGCCCGGGGACCACGCGGGAGAACTTGAAACAGCGGCGATGATGCATATTGCCCCTCAACTGGTCCTGCCTTTAAGTGAGGCAGGCGAAGGAAAATCCCGCTCCTTTAAGATCAAAGGCCTGAAAGAAGGTTGGGTGACCGCCCAGCGGGAATGGACCAGAGTAAGCAGGGATACCGGTGTGGGAGATCCAAAAATGGCTACTGCTGAAAATGGAAAAGCCTTCTTCGATAAAACTACCGATATAATAAGTGGGTTTTTGGAAGAACTCCATATAGCAAATGTTAATGACCTATATGAGTAACAGCGACCCGGCCGCTATTTCCAGATCCTAAAATTTCAGAATCCGGCAATGAAGAGTTCCTCCTTAACAAAAATGTATTTTGATTTGTTTTGCGTATTTTTGAGCTATAATACTCCTGAAAGATCCCTTAATGAGAATAAGATTATTCCTGCTGTTTTTAATTGGTTTGACGGGTTGCAAGGATTTTGAAACCAGGAAGATTACCTCAGAAGAGGTATTGGAGCTGGAAAGCCAAAGCCTCAACTGGAAAGAGGTAGATGAATATCCCGCATTTGAAAACTGCAAAAATATCACTGAAATTGATAGGGCCCGGGATTGTTTTGAGGCAACCGTGGCAAATTCGGTGAATGCTTATCTGGCGCGCCAGGAACCCATAGTTACGCAGGCTATAGACGACACCGTATTTGTTCATCTTGAGATCTCAAAAACCGGTTTTCCTACCATAGAGTCTATAGAGGTGGATACCCTTGTTACGAACCAGATCCCCGAGCTGAAATTGTGGATACAACAAAGTATAGATTCCCTTCCTAAGATATATCCTGCCAGTAAAAGAGGGATTCCCGTTTCAAGCATTTTTAAAATGCCTATTGTAATAAAGGCGGAGTAGAATTTGAGGCCTTTGGGTATAGGTTAGAGCGCGTGGAGATTTAGCCTAAAACCCATAACTAATTTCATCGTTTAAATGTCCTTCCTTTCCATTCATATTTTTTGAAAATAGACAAAATTGCTACCCCAGTAGAAAAAAATGGGTACACCAGGCTACTCCAGAAATAATGCCGCAGGACTTCTTTCCTTTTAAAGAATTTTGCCGCTGCGTAGAGCAACAGGAGATCTGATACAAATTTGAAAAGAAAGGCGATGAGAATGGGCTCGTAATCTACTATTTCCAGAAACGCGAGCACGCACCCGACTATAAGGCTAAAGTTCATTAATAACACCGCCAGGCCCGTGGTTTTGGCAAACCAACTTTTATATGCAGGTGTTTTAGCAGCCCAGCGTATGCGTTGGGAAATAAGAGCGCTAAGATCGGGTTCAGGTTTGGTTAGCACTATTGCTTCCCGGGATTTTAAAAAATCGGTCTTAAGTTTATGCTGAACAAATTTTTGAAGCAAAAACACATCGTCTCCACTTGAAATTTCCCCGTTACCCAGGAAACCTCCAACTTTCAGGAATGCGCCTCTATTATAACATAAATTAGCCCCATTGCACATAAATGCCTTTCCAATCCCAAAGCCACCGGCACCGGCAACCTGAAGGCTCAGTAGGTCCATTTCCTGGAACGCTTTGAAATATTTCATGCCTTTTTCCTGGCGTAAATTTTTTGCAGGAAAAACATAGGGTGAGAACATTACCGGGCCTGCAATTAATTCAGCTCCTGTTTTTTCTATCTTTTCATTAAAACCCTGCAACCATAATTCGGGGACTTCACAATCGGCATCGGTGGTGATTATATAATCAAAAGCCGCGTTTTGGATAGCGGTAGAAATTGCATCCTTCTTGGGTGAGCCAGTAACCCGAAAATTTTCCAGCAGGCTTATTCTTAGCTGGGGATTCTTCTGCTTAAAAGTCGTGCAAATTTCCCGTGATGCATCCCGGGAAGCATCATTTACCAGTAGTATCTCGAATAGGGATACGGGATATTTCAGCTTTAACAAAGAGTTGAATAGCTGCGGTAAGTTTCCCGCTTCATTACGGTAGGGTATAATAATTGAAAATCCGGTTTTGGCCGGAAGGTCCTTAATAGAAAATTGAGCTATCCTTTTCCACCCATAAAATAATGCTCCTATTAGAAACACATAGAGTATACTTAACAATCCAAGGAAAACACTCATAAGTTGCTTTTAAGCCGGTTCTCAAATATAGGAATAGCTAAGGAGAATTGTGTAGCTTTGTGAAGGCCTAAGAGGCCTGAAAAAATAACTTTTAAGTACTTACAATTAAGCATTTGCAATTGGTTAAAAGCGAAAGAATCATTTTAGGTATTGATCCCGGGACTACTATCATGGGTTTCGGACTTATAAAGGTGGAAAATAAGAAGATGCATTTTTTGCAACTCAACGAGTTATTGCTAAGCAAGTACAGCGATCCTTACATCAAACTAAAACTTATTTTTGAACGCACCATTGAACTTATAGATACCTATAATCCCGATGAGATCGCAATTGAAGCGCCTTTCTTCGGTAAAAATGTGCAATCCATGTTAAAGCTGGGAAGAGCCCAGGGAGTAGCGATGGCCGCCGGACTGTCCCGGCAGATCCCCATAACAGAATACCTTCCGAAGAAAATAAAAATGGCCATCACCGGAAACGGAAATGCCAGTAAGGAACAGGTGGCAAAAATGTTACAAAGCCTTCTTAATTTAAAGGAATTGCCCAAGAACCTTGATTCTACAGATGGTTTGGCAGCAGCCGTGTGCCATTTTTACAATTCGGGGGCAGTGAGCGTTGGTAAGAGTTATACAGGTTGGGATGCGTTTGTGAAGCAAAATCCGAATAAAATCAAATGACAATAAACAATTACCAATTAACAATAAGCAATTTTAAAAATTTATGAAAGATGCAAAAAGCAATCCGTTAGCGCAGAAATCATATTCTTTTGCTTTGCAAATTGTTTTGATTTGTAAAAGTTTAATGAATGAAAAAAAGGAATTTATACTCTCTAAACAACTCCTGCGCAGCGGGACTTCCATTGGAGCTAATATTGCAGAAGCAAATGGAGCTATTTCCACCTCAGATTTTTCGGCTAAGATTTCTATTGCATATAAAGAGAGCCTGGAGACCAAG encodes the following:
- a CDS encoding cation:proton antiporter; translation: MKEHYLILAALGFATLVMAWLPSISKRIKVSFPIILLFIGFLLYFLGTPLSWPDPLWNDTGLMYFSEAIVIISLMGAGLKIGQVFSYRAWKRPLLLVFVTMPICIASAYFLGVYFLALSVPSSLLLAAILAPTDPVLAAEIQLDEPTREKEPEDKRRFTLTTEAGLNDGMAFPFTYLAVMVAQAGGWAALNFSNWFWDKLLLKIIIGVVLGIVIGRLIGFLLDRLNVVTGIKTFDGFVSLSLTFMTYGVTELLHGYGFLAVFFVGITLRYYEKISGDYKKKMHDFIHEIERLLLVVWIILFGGSILNGVLTLTDWKGVFFALLMVLVIRPLAGLIGLAGIKDSIQTKLAISFLGIRGIGSVFYLAWAFTQYNDFDNKFELYAITAYVILISVVVHGLSAPSIINYFEKRGRKDPPEA
- a CDS encoding single-stranded DNA-binding protein, giving the protein MNALRNKVQLIGRVGQDPEILNLETGKKLAKFSIATNDNYTNAKGEKVEHTEWHNVVAWGKTAGIIEQFVNKGKEIAVEGKLTTRSWEDKEGQKRYITEVVCSELLLLSK
- a CDS encoding HPF/RaiA family ribosome-associated protein, which gives rise to MTINIQYVKMPFSESMTEFIINKLNKLGDRYQWIVKAKVFFKRENDPSGNGRICEIELSMPGSQIFASSSEHNFELAAKETTLEIERQLQKRKAVLKAH
- a CDS encoding DUF456 domain-containing protein; translated protein: MDLLLVTLGGILMIVGILGSFLPVLPGVPVSWLGLLLLFLAPSLPMDYWFLGLTFIVAVFIYALNWIIPALGTKRFGGSRAGMIGATIGLVAGIIAPIPFGVIIGPFVGAFIGEIMNNSDRKLALKAAFGSFIGFLASSFMEFMVAFGFLILFLWKVWDFREVLF
- a CDS encoding BlaI/MecI/CopY family transcriptional regulator, with the protein product MKQLTKAEEEIMQILWQLKKANVAEVIEEMPEPKPAYNTVSTIIRILESKEFVGHEKQGKGYNYFPLVDKETYSNQSMNKLMDNYFNGSFKSMVSFFVKKNDLDTKELEAILKEINKKEE
- a CDS encoding M56 family metallopeptidase codes for the protein MIAYILNVVLFQLLFLLVYEVMLKKETFFSYNRWYLLATSVISLLLPLVKIEAFAFFIPAEALPGISTIWLPEVLIGEAPAAASTSINTEAEILKVNWWLVTYGTGVAASLFLFFRKYQNLSRLFRFKTLTAEGEVRIIEIPNSTLACTFYRTVFIGDKLTETERQNILSHELVHVKEGHSLDLIFFEVLKVVFWFNPLVYIYQIKIAAVHEFIADAAVVETSGRRSYYEQLLNSAFNTKNISFINQFFNHSLIKKRIVMLQKSRSKSISKARYFIVFPIILAMLTIVACSVEKLPAEAEITKSEERAIFIKVADFKNQTAEEKERIAKALEGMSTNSNYDQVHITDGKKSMIMAKDPSTGRPQIVIENIEGGIKTERRINPDYKDDALPFAIIEEVPVFSGCEALPTNEERKKCMAEKVSEFVARNFNTGLGKELGLKGVNRVIAVFKISSDGDITDVRARAPHPALEAEAIRVISSLPQMTPGKHEGNNVAVSYSLPIVFQVAESEEQKQGQ
- a CDS encoding tetratricopeptide repeat protein produces the protein MLVVKAGAQTPALTFADSLYAVGNSAEAIKTLEEVSPKSPVVYSKLARYQSATGNLDAALTNYEILLNQEPGRVLTAMDYAATLIKKGRLESADSLYSLLSQSYPKNANFVFQQGVIRELQKDSSAIDYFKQVIHLDNTHREALYKLAKNELQRKQYNMAVFYSQMGLEHYPTNASLLSILAQTYMRQNRYHLAIPTFEEIIAQGQGNEFVHSRLGFAYYNEGFFEKAIENYKSALEFEDRNSDSHYNLGKLYALTGDLERSETHLLMAILIKKQPVDAEYLSLGLTYKLKKDHKRALEYLNKALEENPGNERALYEKAVAADNYFKDLQTKIDHYRAYLNKFEGKGNDDMIYLAKTRLSDLKKEQHLSK
- a CDS encoding ASCH domain-containing protein, with the translated sequence MKTIEQYWKEFQAKNPCYLKEEQPHSYYYCDNKKDADECAELVVQGIKQATSTSVWWFKKFNEEFPVPGDLAVITNWEGLPKAIVKTTRVEIVKFKEITPEYAIIEGEGDKSLEYWKDVHWKYYSNEMKEHGEIPSEEMEIVCEYFETIG
- a CDS encoding MerR family transcriptional regulator, whose product is MDFIKQSFSIKDFEYLTGIKAHTIRIWEKRYNILDPERTPTNIRTYSIENLQRILNVSFLNNNGYKISRISKMSHQEAAQLALKVAASKSVQHRAVNSFKIAMLGFNEELFNKTYKQLLATKSFRQIFHEIFLPLLEEIGLLWQTHSIKPVHEHFVSMLIKQKINENIALLEPVNTDSDLYVLFLPENEIHDLGLLFLNYELNFYKQKTIYLGPSFAIKDLKYLLEIHPNPKFISYLTVSPREVADFISEFDAELCQDQPRELNLLGARIQSLDSTKQLPHIKIFKSIPEFINGLD
- a CDS encoding creatininase family protein, encoding MAEGVAIEAARKAWEQGCKPLVLPTIPFGVNTGQMGVKFCLNMMPSTQLVVLKDIVQVLDTHKIDKLVILNAHGGNNFKQMIRELSLIYPKVFICSINWWQVTNSKVYFEEPGDHAGELETAAMMHIAPQLVLPLSEAGEGKSRSFKIKGLKEGWVTAQREWTRVSRDTGVGDPKMATAENGKAFFDKTTDIISGFLEELHIANVNDLYE
- a CDS encoding glycosyltransferase family 2 protein; translated protein: MSVFLGLLSILYVFLIGALFYGWKRIAQFSIKDLPAKTGFSIIIPYRNEAGNLPQLFNSLLKLKYPVSLFEILLVNDASRDASREICTTFKQKNPQLRISLLENFRVTGSPKKDAISTAIQNAAFDYIITTDADCEVPELWLQGFNEKIEKTGAELIAGPVMFSPYVFPAKNLRQEKGMKYFKAFQEMDLLSLQVAGAGGFGIGKAFMCNGANLCYNRGAFLKVGGFLGNGEISSGDDVFLLQKFVQHKLKTDFLKSREAIVLTKPEPDLSALISQRIRWAAKTPAYKSWFAKTTGLAVLLMNFSLIVGCVLAFLEIVDYEPILIAFLFKFVSDLLLLYAAAKFFKRKEVLRHYFWSSLVYPFFSTGVAILSIFKKYEWKGRTFKR